From Novosphingobium resinovorum, the proteins below share one genomic window:
- a CDS encoding DUF2141 domain-containing protein, which yields MLANAATIPSTPDLGKAEGRCRPDEAGSSFEVQVKGLKDRIGTLKLEVYPANNTDFLADDNVLVSAGKTFRRVEVPVPASGPVRLCVRVPGPGDYAVSLLHDRDGNRKFGWRIDGIGFAGNPRLGFSKPSAEKASASVGSGPKTISIVMNYRRGLGVAPLASK from the coding sequence ATGCTGGCGAACGCTGCGACCATTCCCTCCACGCCCGATCTCGGCAAGGCCGAGGGCCGCTGCCGACCGGATGAGGCGGGCTCGTCCTTCGAAGTGCAGGTGAAGGGCCTGAAGGACCGCATCGGCACCCTCAAGCTGGAAGTCTATCCGGCCAACAACACCGATTTTCTCGCCGACGACAATGTGCTGGTGAGCGCGGGCAAGACGTTCCGCCGCGTCGAGGTGCCGGTCCCCGCCAGCGGCCCGGTGCGCCTGTGCGTGCGCGTGCCCGGCCCCGGCGACTACGCGGTGAGCCTGCTCCACGACCGGGACGGCAACCGCAAGTTCGGCTGGCGTATCGACGGCATCGGTTTTGCGGGCAATCCCCGACTGGGTTTCAGCAAGCCGAGCGCCGAGAAGGCCAGCGCGTCGGTCGGCAGCGGGCCGAAGACGATCTCCATCGTGATGAACTACCGTCGCGGGCTGGGCGTGGCCCCGCTGGCATCGAAGTAA
- a CDS encoding glycosyltransferase, translated as MRIVDVCAFYTPKGGGVRTYVEQKLRVGAALGHEIIILAPGDEDAVIECGPNARIITLKNPRFPLDRKYWYFASAPQLHAALDELQPDFVEAASPWRSARLVADWAGDAPRSMIMHADPLSAYAYRWFGQVFARRTIDWQFSVYWDHLRRHSRSFDHVVCANSSLTRRLADGGVANTVTVPMGVQPGRFSPQNRDPALRAQLLAACDLPEDARLLLGVGRLAAEKRWPLVLDAVASVSRDRPVGFVLFGEGREQRTVLKHIAGNPHVRLFEPERNPDTFARVIASADALVHGSEAETFCMVAAEARASGVPIVVPDEGGAVDHAANGGGLTYTACDPAAAARAIVEVLFEREHYPQAARTSDDHFADLFALYETSVRRERRAA; from the coding sequence ATGAGGATCGTGGACGTCTGCGCCTTCTACACGCCCAAGGGCGGCGGCGTGCGCACTTATGTGGAGCAGAAGCTGCGCGTCGGCGCGGCGCTGGGCCACGAGATCATCATCCTCGCACCGGGGGACGAGGACGCGGTGATCGAGTGCGGCCCCAATGCCCGCATCATCACCCTGAAGAACCCGCGCTTCCCGCTCGACCGCAAGTACTGGTACTTCGCCTCGGCGCCACAGCTTCACGCCGCGCTCGACGAACTGCAGCCGGACTTCGTCGAGGCCGCCTCACCCTGGCGCAGCGCGCGTCTCGTCGCCGACTGGGCGGGCGATGCGCCGCGCAGCATGATCATGCATGCCGATCCGCTTTCCGCCTATGCCTACCGCTGGTTCGGACAGGTGTTTGCGCGGCGAACGATCGACTGGCAGTTTTCGGTCTATTGGGACCACTTGCGCCGCCACAGCCGCAGCTTCGACCATGTCGTCTGCGCCAATTCCAGCCTGACGCGGCGGCTGGCGGACGGGGGCGTCGCCAATACGGTGACGGTGCCGATGGGCGTGCAGCCCGGCCGCTTCTCCCCGCAGAACCGCGATCCGGCCCTGCGCGCGCAGTTGCTGGCCGCCTGCGACCTGCCCGAAGACGCGCGCCTGCTGCTGGGCGTCGGCCGACTGGCGGCGGAAAAGCGCTGGCCCCTGGTGCTGGACGCGGTGGCCTCGGTCTCGCGCGACCGGCCGGTCGGCTTCGTGCTGTTCGGCGAGGGGCGCGAGCAGCGCACCGTGCTCAAACACATAGCCGGCAATCCGCACGTCCGCCTCTTTGAACCCGAGCGCAATCCGGACACTTTCGCACGGGTCATCGCCAGCGCCGACGCGCTCGTCCACGGCAGCGAGGCGGAGACTTTCTGCATGGTCGCCGCCGAAGCCCGCGCCAGCGGCGTGCCGATCGTGGTCCCGGACGAGGGCGGCGCGGTCGATCATGCCGCGAACGGCGGCGGCCTCACGTACACCGCCTGTGACCCGGCTGCAGCGGCGCGCGCCATCGTCGAGGTGCTGTTCGAGCGCGAGCATTACCCGCAAGCCGCCCGCACCAGCGACGATCACTTCGCCGACCTCTTCGCCCTCTACGAGACGAGCGTGCGGCGCGAGCGGCGCGCAGCCTGA
- a CDS encoding TetR/AcrR family transcriptional regulator codes for MTNETALDRPRAAKSAARRKHLLDTARNLFVDQGFHQTGMAQIAAASGIAVGQIYRDFANKEAIIAAICETEITAWLDEETLSAAVAANDRDAILAWIERVGFEEPDCDDRRLMCELLAEAGRNPAINQMHTKVDMRLRDSLGAALGSLAPAATAQRHATVADFIIAMSWGMVALRELSPDSDHETLHARLSALLRQEVAALED; via the coding sequence ATGACCAACGAGACTGCACTGGATCGCCCCCGAGCCGCCAAGTCGGCCGCACGTCGAAAACACCTTCTCGACACCGCGCGTAACCTTTTTGTCGACCAAGGGTTCCATCAGACCGGAATGGCGCAGATCGCGGCCGCCTCGGGCATCGCCGTAGGGCAAATCTACCGCGACTTCGCGAACAAGGAGGCGATCATCGCCGCCATCTGCGAAACGGAGATTACGGCTTGGCTCGATGAAGAGACGCTGAGCGCCGCCGTTGCAGCCAATGATCGCGATGCCATTCTCGCATGGATCGAGCGCGTCGGGTTCGAGGAGCCGGACTGCGACGACCGCAGGCTCATGTGCGAACTGCTTGCCGAAGCAGGCCGCAACCCGGCGATCAACCAGATGCACACCAAGGTCGACATGCGGCTTCGCGACAGTCTTGGCGCAGCACTGGGGTCGCTGGCACCTGCTGCGACGGCGCAGCGCCATGCTACCGTGGCGGACTTCATAATCGCCATGTCGTGGGGCATGGTTGCGCTGCGCGAACTCTCGCCCGACAGCGATCACGAGACGCTGCATGCCCGCCTTTCCGCACTGCTCAGGCAGGAGGTTGCCGCGCTGGAAGACTGA
- a CDS encoding efflux RND transporter periplasmic adaptor subunit: MKKIAPALVLILSACGGGQEQPPAGPPEVGVVTVREQSVTLSNELPARTSAYESSDVRPQVNGLIVARLFTEGDQVRGGQPLYRIDGAPYEAAAANARAALARSRAAIASSEALARRYGELVKINAISRQDYENAVTTAQQARADVSAQQALLRSAEIDLARTTIRAPISGRIGRSTYTTGALVSASQTDALTTIQRLDPIFVDIQQSSADVLRLRQQLLAGDLTSASGNVAVKLKLEDGSTYPQEGVLKFTDVTVDPTTGSQIIRAQFPNPKGLLLPGMYVRAEFAQATKANGLLVPQVAVSRDEKGNPTVLVVGAQNKLEMRPITAPRTVGDNWLVTSGLKAGDKVVVDGAQMLRPGVPVKPVAPQGQAQQGGKPAGGQPAAPANKGQ; this comes from the coding sequence ATGAAAAAGATCGCTCCGGCCCTAGTGCTGATTCTCTCCGCCTGTGGGGGAGGACAGGAGCAGCCTCCGGCAGGACCGCCCGAGGTCGGCGTGGTTACCGTGCGCGAGCAGTCCGTCACGCTCAGCAATGAACTGCCGGCGCGTACCAGCGCTTACGAAAGTTCGGATGTGCGCCCGCAGGTCAATGGCCTGATTGTCGCGCGGCTGTTCACCGAGGGGGACCAGGTGAGGGGCGGTCAGCCGCTCTATCGCATCGACGGTGCGCCCTATGAAGCGGCAGCGGCGAATGCGCGTGCGGCGCTGGCCCGCTCGCGCGCAGCGATCGCATCGAGCGAGGCGCTAGCCCGCCGCTATGGTGAACTGGTCAAGATCAACGCGATCTCGCGGCAGGACTACGAGAACGCGGTGACCACCGCGCAGCAGGCGCGCGCGGACGTTTCGGCGCAGCAGGCGCTTTTGCGGTCCGCCGAGATCGACCTTGCGCGCACGACCATCCGTGCGCCGATTTCCGGCCGGATCGGTCGCTCGACTTACACCACAGGTGCGCTTGTCTCGGCCTCGCAGACCGATGCGCTGACCACGATCCAGCGGCTCGATCCGATCTTCGTCGACATCCAGCAGTCCAGCGCCGACGTCCTGCGCCTGCGTCAGCAGCTTCTCGCCGGAGACCTGACGAGCGCCAGCGGCAATGTCGCGGTGAAGCTGAAGCTGGAAGACGGCAGCACCTACCCGCAGGAAGGCGTGCTCAAGTTCACCGACGTGACCGTCGATCCGACGACCGGCAGCCAGATCATCCGCGCGCAGTTCCCCAACCCCAAGGGCCTGCTGCTCCCCGGTATGTACGTGCGGGCCGAGTTCGCGCAGGCGACCAAGGCGAATGGCCTGCTGGTCCCACAAGTCGCCGTGTCGCGTGACGAGAAGGGCAATCCCACCGTCCTCGTCGTCGGTGCACAGAACAAGCTGGAGATGCGCCCGATCACCGCCCCGCGTACCGTCGGCGACAACTGGCTGGTCACTTCCGGTCTCAAGGCGGGTGACAAGGTCGTCGTCGACGGCGCGCAGATGCTGCGTCCGGGCGTGCCGGTGAAGCCGGTCGCACCCCAAGGGCAGGCCCAGCAGGGCGGCAAGCCCGCTGGTGGGCAGCCCGCCGCTCCTGCCAACAAGGGGCAGTAA